The following are encoded together in the Planococcus antarcticus DSM 14505 genome:
- a CDS encoding DUF881 domain-containing protein: protein MKKRILTRFTAILFIIGLMAAIQYNTINEPNLRDTRDVWEIRQELAREKQLHSQLLSEIASLEDTLDKYGAAANASPEQALRETAGELRNAAGLSETTGPGIEVFVEPSLEAVAMGLEIAGISPDLLIRLNNEINRYNGLYVSIDGKRIINTTAIRDINGQTTVNTKPLETPPFSIKIISETMEDSEKLYNHLLASRILDDFYIDNLTMTVSEPQNELVIEAYDGAVDSNYLQASEGE, encoded by the coding sequence ATGAAGAAAAGGATCCTCACCCGATTTACGGCGATACTGTTTATCATCGGCTTGATGGCGGCCATCCAATATAACACGATCAATGAACCAAATCTCCGAGATACGCGGGATGTATGGGAAATCAGACAGGAACTGGCGCGCGAAAAACAGCTTCATTCTCAATTGTTGTCTGAAATTGCTTCTCTTGAAGATACTTTAGATAAATACGGAGCGGCTGCGAACGCCAGTCCGGAGCAAGCTTTGCGGGAAACCGCTGGGGAACTGAGAAATGCTGCAGGCTTGTCCGAGACAACCGGACCTGGAATTGAAGTTTTTGTCGAACCTTCGTTGGAAGCGGTTGCGATGGGACTTGAAATTGCAGGGATTTCACCCGATCTGCTTATACGTCTCAACAACGAAATTAATCGCTATAATGGCCTCTATGTATCCATCGACGGCAAAAGAATCATCAATACAACAGCCATCCGAGATATCAATGGTCAAACAACTGTTAATACCAAACCGTTAGAAACACCGCCGTTTTCGATAAAAATCATCTCTGAGACGATGGAAGACTCAGAAAAGCTTTATAATCATTTATTAGCGTCCCGTATTCTAGATGATTTTTATATCGATAACTTGACGATGACCGTTTCGGAGCCACAAAACGAGCTAGTCATAGAGGCATACGACGGCGCTGTAGACAGCAACTATTTACAGGCATCAGAGGGGGAATAG
- a CDS encoding small basic family protein — translation MWLSILGLILGISLGLLTDIQIPPEYANYLSIAVLASLDTLFGGIRAHLQQVYDDKVFVSGFFFNIALAAGLAFLGVHLGVDLYLAAIFAFGVRLFQNIAVIRRIILAKWAEKKDVRETI, via the coding sequence ATGTGGCTGTCCATTTTAGGTTTAATACTCGGAATATCGCTCGGGCTTCTAACGGATATTCAAATTCCTCCAGAATACGCCAATTATTTATCAATTGCTGTATTGGCCTCACTCGATACGCTTTTTGGTGGAATCCGAGCTCATTTGCAGCAAGTATATGATGATAAAGTATTCGTCTCCGGATTTTTCTTTAATATTGCTTTAGCAGCCGGTCTTGCTTTTCTTGGCGTCCATTTAGGGGTAGATTTATACTTAGCCGCAATTTTCGCGTTCGGTGTTCGGCTATTTCAGAACATTGCGGTCATTCGCCGCATAATTTTGGCGAAATGGGCTGAAAAGAAAGATGTTAGAGAAACAATTTGA
- the ftsZ gene encoding cell division protein FtsZ yields MLEFDTNIDALAVIKVIGVGGGGNNAVNRMIEHGVQGVEFIAVNTDAQALNLSKAEVRLQIGGKLTRGLGAGANPDVGKKAAEESKEQIEEALRGADMVFVTAGMGGGTGTGAAPVIAGIAKELGALTVGVVTRPFTFEGRKRSTQAIGGISTMKESVDTLIVIPNDRLLEIVDKNTPMLEAFREADNVLRQGVSGISDLIAVPGLINLDFADVKTIMSNKGSALMGIGVSSGENRASEAAKKAVSSPLLEVSVDGAKGVLMNITGGSNLSLYEVQEAADIVASASDEEVNMIFGSVINDNLKDEIIVTVIATGFNEEQLQPRTPRGSGLNSSRVQSIQQQSPAPSIRDARREDQRRDEQRREEQPPYYNQEPQRQEKNNDDALDIPTFLRNRQKRR; encoded by the coding sequence ATGTTGGAATTTGATACAAATATTGACGCACTGGCCGTAATTAAAGTTATCGGTGTAGGTGGTGGCGGTAATAACGCTGTAAACCGCATGATCGAGCATGGAGTTCAAGGTGTAGAATTTATTGCAGTAAACACGGATGCACAAGCTTTGAACCTTTCAAAAGCAGAAGTACGCCTTCAAATCGGCGGGAAATTAACGCGCGGACTTGGTGCTGGAGCTAATCCTGATGTAGGTAAAAAAGCAGCAGAAGAAAGCAAAGAACAAATCGAAGAAGCTTTGCGCGGAGCCGACATGGTTTTCGTAACAGCAGGTATGGGCGGCGGAACGGGTACTGGAGCAGCACCTGTTATTGCCGGGATTGCCAAAGAACTTGGTGCGTTAACTGTTGGTGTTGTAACACGTCCATTTACTTTCGAGGGCCGTAAACGTTCAACACAAGCAATCGGCGGGATTTCTACTATGAAAGAATCTGTTGATACATTAATCGTCATCCCGAATGATCGACTTCTTGAAATCGTCGACAAAAATACACCAATGCTTGAAGCATTCCGTGAAGCGGACAACGTGCTTCGCCAAGGAGTATCTGGTATTTCCGATTTGATCGCCGTTCCCGGACTGATCAACTTGGATTTTGCCGATGTAAAAACAATTATGTCCAACAAAGGTTCTGCATTAATGGGAATCGGAGTATCTTCAGGAGAAAATCGTGCTTCAGAAGCTGCTAAAAAAGCTGTTTCTAGCCCGTTGCTTGAAGTTTCTGTTGATGGTGCAAAAGGCGTCCTGATGAATATTACGGGGGGATCGAACCTTAGCCTATATGAAGTACAAGAAGCAGCTGATATTGTAGCTTCAGCTTCTGACGAAGAAGTAAATATGATTTTCGGTTCTGTTATCAACGATAATTTGAAAGATGAAATCATTGTGACGGTTATTGCTACTGGTTTTAATGAAGAGCAGTTGCAACCAAGAACGCCAAGAGGATCCGGATTAAATTCAAGTCGCGTACAATCGATTCAGCAACAGTCTCCGGCTCCTTCAATCCGTGATGCTCGTCGTGAAGATCAACGCCGCGACGAGCAGCGCCGTGAAGAACAGCCTCCTTATTACAATCAAGAACCGCAAAGACAGGAAAAAAATAACGATGACGCATTGGATATTCCAACATTTTTACGCAATCGTCAAAAGAGACGTTAA
- the ftsA gene encoding cell division protein FtsA, producing MSQSELYVSLDIGSSSVKVLIGEMANKSLNVIGVGNVKSNGIKKGAIVDIDATVQSIKKAVDQAERMIGKSIHEVVLGIPANKAVLQPVKGIVAVNSENREITDDDLDRVLEAAQVMSIPPERELVNIIPEQYIVDHLGEIKDPRGMIGIRLEMDGTMVTTSKTILHNVLRCVERAGLEIRDIYVQPLAAGSYALTEDEKSHGTACIDIGGGSTSIAIFQEGHLTASSVIPVGGDHVTKDLSIILKTPTDQAEKIKLEHGHAFFEDASEDEVFEVPVIGSDSTEQYNQKYISEIIGVRLEELFELILDEFYRLGVQDLPGGVVLTGGMAKLDGLPELARNILQTRVRLFTPEFIGVREPQYTTAVGLIQYAYMEDVFYGRVGNGGAVSGAAKMEHQEVQQPKKQKQPKQNSEGVVTKAKKMFDRFFE from the coding sequence TTGAGTCAATCAGAATTATACGTTAGTCTAGATATCGGTTCGTCATCCGTTAAAGTTTTAATCGGGGAAATGGCCAACAAGTCACTGAATGTAATCGGCGTCGGAAATGTAAAATCCAATGGGATTAAAAAAGGTGCGATTGTTGACATAGATGCAACGGTGCAGTCCATTAAAAAAGCTGTCGATCAAGCAGAACGCATGATTGGCAAATCGATTCATGAAGTTGTATTAGGAATTCCTGCAAACAAAGCAGTGCTACAGCCTGTTAAAGGAATTGTGGCAGTGAATAGTGAAAATCGGGAAATTACCGACGACGATTTAGATCGTGTTCTAGAAGCTGCTCAAGTAATGTCAATTCCACCAGAACGAGAATTAGTAAACATCATTCCTGAGCAGTACATTGTCGATCATTTGGGTGAAATCAAAGATCCACGGGGCATGATTGGTATCCGTCTCGAAATGGATGGTACAATGGTGACAACTTCAAAAACTATTTTACACAACGTCTTGCGCTGTGTAGAAAGAGCTGGACTTGAAATTCGTGATATTTACGTACAGCCACTTGCTGCAGGAAGCTATGCATTGACTGAAGACGAGAAAAGTCATGGTACAGCGTGTATCGATATCGGTGGAGGTTCCACATCTATTGCCATCTTCCAAGAAGGCCACTTGACTGCTTCTTCTGTAATTCCAGTTGGAGGCGACCACGTTACAAAAGATTTGTCCATCATTTTAAAGACACCGACAGATCAAGCTGAAAAAATCAAACTCGAACATGGTCATGCATTTTTTGAAGATGCTTCAGAAGATGAAGTTTTTGAGGTACCGGTCATCGGATCGGATTCAACCGAACAATATAACCAAAAATACATATCTGAAATAATCGGAGTTCGCCTGGAAGAACTTTTCGAACTGATTTTAGATGAATTTTATCGTCTGGGTGTCCAAGACCTGCCAGGAGGAGTCGTTTTAACTGGTGGTATGGCCAAATTAGATGGTTTGCCTGAACTTGCACGGAATATCCTACAGACACGTGTCCGTTTGTTTACTCCAGAATTCATTGGAGTTCGCGAACCTCAATACACGACGGCAGTTGGCCTGATTCAATATGCGTACATGGAAGATGTCTTCTATGGCCGTGTAGGGAATGGCGGAGCTGTTTCAGGAGCTGCAAAAATGGAGCATCAGGAAGTACAGCAGCCTAAGAAACAAAAACAGCCAAAACAAAATTCCGAAGGTGTCGTAACTAAAGCCAAGAAGATGTTTGATCGATTCTTTGAATAA
- a CDS encoding DUF881 domain-containing protein, whose protein sequence is MKPPKQNSRKSFSKSIVFSLVFLVLGFIMAYSYSLSSANKETEEFTGGAFFEQEEGYRKELIDQQERNKDLRDELQKKQSEVQEYERSFADGENRYTEYAAEAEELRRFLGLVPVQGNGLKVTLQDGDYHSDSVNPNDYIVHESHVFQVINELYISGAQAISINGQRIDGNSYIVCTGPVITVDGIQYPAPFVIEAIGEPEVLTSSMELTGGIMDQLVNDNIIVTLDEGQVIEMPALLTES, encoded by the coding sequence ATGAAGCCACCGAAGCAGAATAGTCGCAAGAGTTTTAGTAAATCGATTGTGTTTTCATTGGTTTTCTTGGTTTTGGGGTTTATCATGGCCTATTCCTATAGTTTATCGAGTGCCAACAAAGAAACAGAAGAATTTACTGGAGGCGCATTTTTCGAGCAGGAAGAAGGGTATCGTAAAGAACTGATTGATCAACAGGAACGCAATAAAGACTTACGGGACGAGTTACAAAAAAAACAAAGCGAGGTTCAGGAATACGAGAGATCCTTCGCTGATGGGGAAAATCGCTATACCGAATATGCCGCAGAAGCAGAAGAGCTGCGAAGGTTTCTTGGACTAGTACCAGTGCAAGGAAACGGTCTGAAAGTGACGCTGCAAGATGGAGACTATCATTCTGATTCCGTTAACCCGAATGATTATATTGTTCACGAAAGTCACGTTTTCCAAGTGATCAACGAATTGTATATTTCAGGTGCGCAAGCCATTTCTATTAATGGCCAACGCATTGATGGAAATTCGTATATCGTCTGTACGGGGCCGGTTATCACTGTAGATGGTATACAATATCCAGCTCCTTTTGTCATTGAAGCTATCGGTGAGCCTGAAGTATTAACATCTTCAATGGAATTGACTGGTGGAATTATGGATCAATTGGTTAATGACAATATCATTGTCACATTGGATGAGGGGCAGGTTATCGAAATGCCTGCTTTGCTAACAGAATCATGA